A single region of the Mercenaria mercenaria strain notata chromosome 6, MADL_Memer_1, whole genome shotgun sequence genome encodes:
- the LOC123548838 gene encoding uncharacterized protein LOC123548838 produces the protein MRSSTRIFGITFIISVIPCLFSNGHGMKSISSRHIEEKDDTTADIYNVAPSSRYETKISSDANPKVDFDNASTTVTPSTDVRDKCEVVINDTSKDIFQQILKHHDPDFVQFHIRFSKPVAKTKYVFQPSRWYWAYRKMSKYQFLSWNLHYGLASFGLLDYKTSLVPFVKLNLYGDCNLTLGMEDTSELITNALVQAVNFTSDELTRPKYTENYFCYLAVREDLRDTINYLAAVYFRYPIIFINYKCCLLKYNFTDEQFSNDCSQKVSHMIKWTSVIKFNITLGLLIIAYCPILLFQLFAWLGVNDKIDNDEYSVELIQDVSGHDEDNDNKDWIFANGKSPLTFFDVVSFKGIGVDKRWPVLVSRLRRFICLLLAPSVIYIEMFMFSRGIGVWNQGDKITVKDFVDVGDPVGFRSFLGDSSNRSDVFAPAFGGPIGISILYFVLGFIYIVLPKCLKQIVENGLPNSDVLTAEGRMPSQSVIKSPLFLGTKDIIKLSQIHVNNADLEPGYSKGVLLMRNNFYILFTIQFWRQVFHIQTYRVRCYTEHKSFSMCLLRGFCLPVYVVICSFEIVLCILYFGIPLIFFMVVMIRGAMTMISSLRENNTLFSYLFSVRFIRGLGAVVVFLTILLFTYCVYLLTVDSLTFISHVMTYCFVAVIIYPSVSFGSLFLVLVIVYYIIRQLKHFRYNYTKLLNTAVEISERINVSLNHVTCSNGHLLISNVVSQNLREIEINGRMLNVSQNILSNINTETGLKMRMKDDCYGIPKDLFDSLIQKYRPVHIHVLSLLLRVFILIGCILLFLSITNKYLEVPEGQISEVMHVVFIIAVGALPKLLETNFISQNNAPIEKIEKKYIEQSIVEYWTQGDGSVTNRSN, from the coding sequence ATGAGAAGTTCAACAAGGATTTTTGGTATTACTTTCATAATATCAGTAATACCTTGTCTCTTTTCAAATGGACATGGAATGAAATCTATCAGTTCCAGACATATAGAAGAGAAAGATGATACTACAGCAGATATTTACAACGTTGCTCCTTCTTcaagatatgaaaccaaaataaGTAGCGATGCAAATCCAAAAGTGGATTTTGATAATGCGAGTACTACCGTAACACCATCTACTGATGTTAGAGATAAATGTGAAGTGGTAATCAATGATACAAGTAAAGACATATTTCAACAGATACTTAAACATCATGATCCTGACTTTGTACAGTTTCATATAAGATTTTCAAAACCAGTTGCCAAGACTAAATACGTATTCCAGCCTAGTAGATGGTACTGGGCCTACAGAAAAATGTCTAAGTACCAGTTTCTGTCCTGGAATCTCCACTATGGTTTAGCTTCGTTTGGATTGTTAGATTATAAAACGTCTCTTGTTCCATTTGTCAAATTAAATTTATACGGAGACTGTAATTTAACTCTAGGAATGGAGGACACGTCAGAGCTCATCACAAATGCATTGGTTCAAGCTGTCAACTTTACAAGCGATGAACTAACGCGACCCAAGTACACGGAGAACTACTTTTGTTACCTTGCAGTAAGAGAAGATCTCCGAGATACCATCAATTACCTCGCAGCTGTTTACTTCCGTTATCCTATTATATTTATTAACTATAAATGTTGCCTCTTAAAGTATAATTTCACTGACGAGCAATTTAGTAACGACTGCTCACAAAAGGTTTCTCATATGATTAAATGGACAAGTGTGATCAAATTCAACATAACTCTTGGACTTTTGATAATTGCATATTGCCCGATACTACTTTTTCAATTATTTGCTTGGCTAGGAGTAAACGACAAAATTGACAATGACGAATATAGTGTGGAATTAATTCAGGATGTATCTGGTCACGATgaagataatgataataaagatTGGATCTTTGCTAACGGAAAGTCTCCACTGACCTTCTTTGATGTTGTAAGTTTTAAGGGCATTGGAGTTGACAAACGGTGGCCTGTGTTGGTGTCGAGATTGCGGAGGTTTATATGTCTTCTCTTGGCACCTTCTGTAATATACATAGAAATGTTCATGTTTAGCCGCGGAATTGGTGTATGGAACCAAGGGGATAAGATAACTGTCAAAGATTTTGTAGACGTTGGTGATCCTGTTGGTTTCCGGTCATTTTTGGGTGATTCGAGTAACAGAAGTGACGTATTCGCTCCTGCTTTCGGCGGGCCTATTGGCATTTCAATTCTTTACTTCGTACTCGGCTTCATTTACATTGTTCTTCCAAAATGTCTGAAACAGATTGTAGAGAATGGTTTGCCTAATTCGGATGTACTGACAGCCGAGGGAAGAATGCCCAGTCAAAGTGTAATAAAATCACCCCTATTTTTGGGGACAAAAGATATTATAAAATTGTCGCAGATTCATGTAAATAACGCTGATTTGGAGCCTGGATATTCAAAAGGTGTACTGTTGATGAGGAATAACTTCTACATTTTATTCACAATACAGTTCTGGCGTCAGGTCTTTCATATTCAAACTTACAGAGTGCGTTGCTACACAGAACACAAGTCGTTCTCAATGTGTTTATTAAGAGGGTTTTGTTTACCTGTGTACGTAGTAATCTGTTCATTTGAAATTGTGCTTTGCATTCTTTATTTTGGAATTCCTTTGATCTTTTTCATGGTTGTAATGATTAGAGGAGCAATGACAATGATATCCTCTCTGAGAGAAAATAATACATTATTCTCCTATCTATTCAGTGTTCGTTTCATAAGGGGACTCGGTGctgttgttgtatttttaactATTTTGTTATTCACCTACTGTGTTTACTTGCTGACTGTTGACAGTTTAACGTTCATCAGTCATGTTATGACATATTGTTTTGTTGCTGTGATAATCTATCCCTCAGTTTCGTTTGGGAGTCTTTTTCTTGTTCTCGTTATTGTATATTACATAATACGCCAACTCAAACACTTCCGTTATAATTATACGAAGCTACTTAACACCGCCGTAGAAATATCAGAACGTATCAATGTATCGCTAAACCACGTGACGTGTTCCAACGGTCATTTGCTTATATCAAATGTAGTGTCTCAAAACCTCAGAGAAATTGAAATTAATGGCCGAATGTTAAATGTTTCTCAAAATATCCTCTCTAACATAAATACTGAGACTGGTCTAAAAATGAGAATGAAAGACGACTGCTATGGTATACCAAAAGATCTATTTGACTCGCTCATTCAGAAATATCGACCTGTTCACATCCATGTTCTTTCACTGCTTCTTCGCGTATTCATTTTGATAGGTTGTATTCTCCTCTTTCTAAGTATAACAAATAAATACCTCGAAGTCCCTGAAGGCCAGATTTCGGAAGTGATGCATGTCGTCTTTATAATAGCTGTTGGTGCTCTTCCTAAGCTTTTAGAAACCAACTTTATAAGTCAGAATAATGCCCCGATAGAAAAGATAGAGAAAAAGTATATAGAGCAGTCAATTGTTGAGTACTGGACTCAAGGAGACGGGTCAGTAACAAACAGATCAAATTAA